In Terriglobia bacterium, the following are encoded in one genomic region:
- a CDS encoding TrbI/VirB10 family protein, producing the protein MRGVIFFLMASAIAVSAQAVSSQNASTENVSAQSASSQTSDSAVTATSSDPAVQQIVVPAGTQVLLHLRSPIDTKTAKVGDGVYCQTSFPVTQNNVAVIPAGTYVKGKIAQVKRAGRIKGRAEILFNFTTMIFPNGYTIDLPGALENAPGSRNSTVADKEGTVKADSQKGKDAGTVAKTGATGAVIGAVASGGKGAGIGGLAGAAVGLGQVLFTRGQDVRIDQDTALEMVLERPLTVDIMNASPAQAENSIRPRVTNNRLAMPRTPAPK; encoded by the coding sequence ATGCGTGGCGTGATCTTCTTCCTGATGGCTTCGGCAATCGCGGTTTCAGCCCAAGCGGTTTCATCGCAGAACGCGTCAACCGAGAATGTCTCAGCCCAGAGCGCGTCTTCTCAGACCAGTGATTCCGCTGTTACTGCTACCAGCAGTGATCCGGCCGTGCAACAAATAGTCGTACCCGCCGGCACGCAGGTATTGCTTCACCTGAGGAGTCCTATTGACACCAAGACGGCCAAGGTCGGCGACGGCGTTTATTGCCAGACCAGCTTTCCCGTAACCCAGAACAATGTAGCCGTGATCCCCGCAGGAACGTATGTGAAAGGTAAGATTGCCCAGGTCAAGCGGGCGGGAAGGATCAAAGGCCGGGCCGAGATTTTGTTCAACTTCACAACAATGATTTTCCCGAACGGTTATACCATCGACCTGCCTGGAGCGCTGGAAAATGCGCCGGGCTCCCGCAACAGCACCGTCGCAGACAAAGAAGGGACGGTAAAGGCCGACAGCCAGAAAGGCAAAGATGCAGGCACCGTTGCCAAAACGGGCGCTACCGGAGCCGTGATTGGAGCTGTAGCTTCAGGTGGAAAAGGCGCTGGCATTGGCGGACTGGCAGGCGCTGCTGTTGGTTTGGGACAGGTGCTGTTCACGCGCGGCCAGGACGTGCGTATCGATCAGGATACTGCTCTTGAAATGGTGCTTGAGCGTCCGCTTACGGTGGATATTATGAATGCCAGTCCGGCCCAGGCGGAGAACTCAATCAGGCCTCGAGTGACGAATAATCGGCTGGCGATGCCCCGCACTCCAGCACCAAAATAG
- the pyrF gene encoding orotidine-5'-phosphate decarboxylase, which produces MRERLIVALDVSSAAEAQKLVARVGDAAGIYKVGLQLFTAEGPSIVRDLVSSGRRVFLDLKLHDIPTTVALAVKSAVELRVDMLTIHGSGGSAMLRAATEAAAGRLNLLAVTVLTSLNDEDMQEIGVSGRVSDQVLRMAALAKSAACQGIVTSPRESLMVRKALGEGFAIVTPGIRPAGAETNDQQRTATPAQAISNGVSHIVVGRPITHAADPAKAAAAIISEMEQARISR; this is translated from the coding sequence ATGCGGGAGCGCCTCATTGTCGCCCTGGACGTTTCGAGCGCCGCTGAAGCGCAAAAACTTGTAGCCCGTGTTGGCGATGCTGCGGGGATTTACAAGGTAGGACTCCAACTCTTTACCGCCGAAGGTCCCAGCATCGTCCGTGATCTGGTGAGTTCTGGCAGGCGAGTGTTTCTCGATCTAAAACTTCATGACATTCCTACGACTGTGGCTTTGGCCGTGAAGTCGGCTGTGGAGCTTCGCGTCGATATGCTTACCATCCACGGCAGCGGTGGCTCTGCGATGCTGCGGGCGGCTACTGAAGCCGCAGCGGGACGGCTCAACCTTCTGGCAGTCACCGTCCTAACCAGCCTGAACGATGAAGACATGCAGGAAATTGGCGTGTCCGGACGCGTATCTGACCAGGTTCTCCGTATGGCCGCCTTGGCGAAAAGCGCAGCCTGCCAGGGAATTGTTACGTCGCCGCGTGAATCTCTGATGGTGAGAAAAGCTCTGGGCGAAGGTTTTGCCATTGTCACGCCGGGCATCCGTCCGGCAGGTGCAGAAACCAACGACCAGCAAAGGACTGCGACTCCAGCGCAGGCAATCAGCAATGGAGTAAGCCACATTGTTGTGGGTCGGCCGATTACCCATGCTGCAGATCCCGCCAAGGCCGCCGCAGCGATAATTTCTGAAATGGAGCAGGCAAGAATCAGCAGATGA
- a CDS encoding septal ring lytic transglycosylase RlpA family protein, producing MALRSTQNQTLKSSKVEPKPYQVGTASWYGKQFHGKTTASGEDFDMFEFTAAHRKLPLGSFVKVTNLKNGKWIIVRVNDRGPYVGNRIMDLSYSAARMLNFRDGVERIRIDLIQPENMAMNRGY from the coding sequence ATGGCACTCAGGTCAACCCAGAACCAAACATTGAAGAGTTCAAAGGTTGAACCCAAACCCTATCAGGTCGGAACAGCATCCTGGTATGGCAAGCAGTTTCACGGCAAGACCACGGCCAGCGGCGAGGACTTCGACATGTTCGAATTCACGGCCGCGCACCGGAAGCTCCCCTTGGGAAGCTTTGTAAAGGTGACGAACCTGAAAAATGGCAAGTGGATCATTGTTCGGGTCAATGATCGGGGACCGTACGTTGGAAACCGGATAATGGACCTGAGCTATAGCGCTGCCCGGATGCTCAACTTCCGTGATGGCGTGGAGCGTATCCGTATTGACCTGATTCAGCCGGAAAATATGGCTATGAATCGCGGATATTAG
- a CDS encoding class IV adenylate cyclase, which yields MATDREVEIKFKIDDIDALTAALQTSGFRLITPRTHEMNTLYDQPGGKLRRREALLRLREYGPRWTLTYKDRSGRQSGRHKSRREIETQVKNGDAMGRIIEAVGFSPSFRYEKFRSEWADSNDHVVIDETPIGNFGEIEGQAKWIDATARRLNISVKSYLKESYAELFAAWKRKTRSKAKEMTFKEIKG from the coding sequence ATGGCTACCGATCGCGAAGTCGAGATCAAGTTCAAGATCGACGACATTGACGCCCTCACTGCCGCCCTCCAGACCTCTGGATTCCGTCTGATCACCCCCCGCACCCATGAGATGAATACTCTCTATGACCAGCCCGGGGGCAAACTCCGTCGGCGGGAAGCCCTGCTCCGGCTTCGCGAGTATGGCCCGCGCTGGACACTGACTTACAAGGACCGTAGTGGGAGGCAATCTGGGCGGCATAAGTCCCGCCGGGAGATTGAAACCCAGGTGAAAAACGGCGATGCCATGGGCCGGATCATTGAAGCGGTCGGCTTCAGCCCCAGCTTCCGCTATGAAAAGTTCCGCAGTGAATGGGCCGACTCTAACGACCACGTTGTGATCGACGAAACGCCCATCGGCAACTTTGGCGAAATTGAAGGCCAAGCCAAGTGGATTGACGCCACCGCCAGGCGCCTGAACATTTCCGTTAAAAGTTACCTGAAAGAGTCTTACGCGGAGCTGTTCGCCGCCTGGAAACGCAAGACCAGAAGCAAAGCGAAGGAAATGACGTTCAAGGAGATAAAAGGCTAA
- a CDS encoding choline dehydrogenase → MYDYIIIGAGSAGCVLANRLSEDPTVKVLLLEAGCRDTRKEIHIPLAFSKLFKGPCDWTYFTEPEATLGNRSLYWPRGKVLGGSSSINAMIYIRGNHADYDQWRDQGNPGWGYADVLPYFKKSEKQERGASEYHGASGPLCVSDLRTVNPLSEAFVAAGEEAGFQRNPDFNGAQQDGVGFYQVTQSKGQRHSTAAAFLHPVASRKNLTVKTETHVFGIYFEGKRASIVSFQQGNNSMQERAEREIILCAGAIGSPQLLMLSGVGPAEHLSHFNVPIACDLPGVGKNLQDHAACATVYECTKPISLASAETFSNLMRYMISKRGPLTSNVAEAGAFVKTSSRAQIPDLQFHFGVGYFVEHGFQQIKGHAFTMGPTLLHPFSRGDIRLRSSNPLDAPAIRANYLSDSRDMEVMLEGIKLSRKLAATKAFDAYRGTELHPGPAAKDDAALRAHIAKFTETLYHPVGTCKMGNDNMAVVDSELRVHGVEGLRVVDASIMPTVVGGNTNAPTIMIAEKAADLIKSGPSSRRTESYAGSLASR, encoded by the coding sequence ATGTATGACTACATCATCATTGGCGCCGGGTCTGCCGGATGCGTGCTGGCCAATCGACTAAGTGAAGATCCCACCGTAAAAGTGCTGCTGCTGGAAGCCGGCTGCCGCGATACACGGAAGGAGATCCATATTCCGCTGGCTTTCTCCAAGCTCTTCAAAGGCCCGTGCGACTGGACTTACTTCACCGAACCTGAGGCTACGTTGGGCAATCGCAGCCTATACTGGCCACGCGGCAAGGTGCTGGGCGGCAGCAGTTCCATCAATGCAATGATCTACATTCGCGGCAACCACGCGGATTATGACCAGTGGCGCGACCAGGGCAATCCCGGATGGGGCTACGCGGACGTGCTGCCCTACTTCAAGAAGTCGGAAAAACAGGAGCGTGGCGCTTCTGAATATCACGGTGCATCAGGGCCGCTCTGCGTGAGCGATCTGCGGACAGTCAATCCGCTGTCGGAAGCATTTGTCGCAGCCGGCGAGGAAGCGGGCTTTCAGCGTAATCCTGATTTCAACGGCGCGCAGCAAGATGGCGTTGGTTTTTACCAGGTCACGCAGAGCAAAGGCCAGCGCCACAGCACTGCCGCGGCTTTCCTCCATCCCGTGGCATCACGGAAAAATCTGACAGTAAAAACCGAGACGCATGTTTTTGGAATTTATTTTGAAGGCAAGCGTGCGTCGATCGTAAGCTTTCAACAGGGCAACAACAGCATGCAGGAGCGGGCTGAGCGTGAGATCATCCTGTGTGCGGGCGCTATCGGCTCACCGCAGCTGCTTATGCTCTCCGGCGTGGGCCCAGCCGAGCATTTGAGCCACTTCAATGTTCCCATTGCGTGCGATCTGCCGGGAGTTGGCAAGAATCTTCAAGACCACGCAGCCTGTGCCACGGTGTATGAATGCACCAAGCCTATCAGCCTGGCCAGCGCTGAGACCTTTTCCAACCTCATGCGTTACATGATTTCCAAAAGAGGCCCGCTGACCTCGAACGTCGCGGAGGCCGGCGCGTTTGTCAAAACCTCTTCGCGCGCCCAGATACCCGACCTGCAATTTCATTTTGGCGTCGGCTATTTTGTTGAGCATGGATTCCAGCAAATTAAAGGGCACGCCTTCACCATGGGACCAACTCTTCTGCATCCATTCAGCCGTGGCGATATTCGTTTGCGCTCCAGCAATCCGCTCGATGCTCCCGCTATCCGCGCCAATTACCTTTCTGACTCTCGCGACATGGAAGTCATGCTGGAAGGCATCAAGCTTTCCCGCAAGCTCGCGGCGACAAAAGCTTTCGATGCCTATCGCGGCACGGAACTTCATCCTGGCCCCGCGGCAAAAGATGACGCCGCTTTGCGCGCACACATCGCCAAGTTTACTGAGACTCTCTACCATCCGGTTGGAACGTGCAAGATGGGCAATGACAACATGGCCGTGGTGGATTCAGAACTGCGCGTTCATGGCGTTGAAGGCCTGCGGGTGGTGGATGCTTCAATCATGCCGACCGTAGTCGGCGGCAACACAAACGCGCCGACAATCATGATCGCGGAAAAGGCGGCTGATCTGATCAAGAGCGGCCCCTCATCGCGACGAACAGAAAGTTACGCTGGGAGCCTTGCGTCGCGCTGA
- a CDS encoding ABC transporter ATP-binding protein/permease has product MGSMIGALRSFGQDSSVIKQKVKRGTAKRTLAFAAPYTWLLGLFLLVVIVAAGIGIANPLIYRQIINNGILKGDSSLIIRLAVLVALLGILDGALGMAQSYLSSKIGAGIVLSLRAKLFEHIQRMPLAFFTRTQTGALVSRLNNDVGGARTAFTDILSNVVGNVITVVLILGAMFVLSWRITLAGLVLLPLFVLPARFWGRKLQTIARESYDLTAAMNNLMVERFNVAGALLAKLFGHSRDERKSFETKAARVSDIGIKQALYGRLFLAALLLMASFATALAYGWGGVLAVQHTLDVGTVVALVSYLARLYAPLLGLSNIQVSVMTALVSFERVFEVLDLAPMIQEKPGAVAIPAGPARISFVHVSFRYPSAAEVSLASLESIAVSDKRPLSTVLNDLNFTVEPGQLVALVGPSGAGKTTITHLIPRLYDVKSGSISINDIDVRDAKLDSLHQRIGMVTQDAHMFHDTIRANLLYARPDATDEQIKLALRDAQISGLVESLPEGLDTLVGERGYRFSGGEKQRLAIARLLLKAPDIVILDEATAHLDSESEAAIQQALEGALTGRTSIVIAHRLSTIVKADQILVIQNGSIVQRGTHAELLGQQGIYAELYQRQLSMPVNTQA; this is encoded by the coding sequence ATGGGAAGCATGATTGGGGCCTTGCGGTCCTTCGGGCAGGATTCCTCCGTAATAAAACAAAAGGTCAAACGAGGGACCGCGAAGCGCACATTGGCATTCGCCGCGCCCTACACGTGGCTTCTCGGGCTGTTTCTTCTTGTTGTTATTGTCGCTGCTGGCATCGGCATCGCCAATCCTCTTATCTATCGCCAAATCATCAACAACGGCATACTTAAGGGAGACTCGTCTCTCATCATTCGACTCGCCGTGCTGGTCGCGTTGTTGGGCATCCTTGACGGAGCGCTGGGGATGGCGCAATCCTATCTATCATCAAAAATCGGCGCCGGCATCGTGCTCTCTCTCCGCGCGAAACTATTCGAGCATATCCAGAGGATGCCCCTGGCGTTTTTTACCCGAACGCAGACGGGTGCTCTGGTCAGCAGGCTCAATAACGATGTCGGGGGCGCTCGAACGGCATTTACTGACATTCTCTCCAATGTCGTGGGGAACGTGATCACCGTTGTACTGATCCTGGGCGCCATGTTCGTGCTTTCCTGGCGCATTACGCTGGCAGGGCTGGTTCTGCTTCCGTTGTTCGTTCTGCCCGCGCGGTTCTGGGGACGCAAGCTCCAAACCATTGCTCGCGAAAGCTACGATCTAACCGCCGCCATGAACAACCTGATGGTCGAGCGCTTCAATGTTGCCGGTGCGCTGCTCGCCAAACTCTTCGGCCACAGCCGAGACGAGCGCAAATCATTTGAAACCAAAGCTGCCCGCGTTTCCGATATCGGAATCAAACAGGCCCTCTATGGACGCCTTTTTCTCGCGGCCCTTCTTCTCATGGCCTCGTTTGCCACAGCACTTGCCTACGGATGGGGTGGGGTGCTGGCTGTCCAACACACGCTTGACGTGGGCACCGTGGTTGCCCTTGTGTCCTACCTGGCGCGCTTGTATGCCCCACTTCTAGGTCTTTCCAACATCCAGGTCAGCGTCATGACTGCGCTGGTCTCTTTCGAACGCGTATTCGAAGTCCTCGATCTTGCGCCGATGATCCAGGAAAAGCCCGGCGCTGTTGCGATTCCGGCCGGTCCGGCAAGAATCTCCTTCGTTCACGTCTCATTCCGCTACCCATCGGCAGCAGAGGTGTCACTTGCGTCACTTGAATCGATTGCCGTGTCCGACAAAAGACCGCTATCGACTGTGCTCAACGATCTAAACTTTACCGTTGAGCCAGGTCAATTAGTGGCTCTCGTGGGACCTTCAGGTGCGGGCAAGACGACGATTACGCATCTCATACCGCGTCTTTATGATGTTAAAAGCGGATCCATCAGCATTAACGATATCGATGTTCGCGATGCGAAGCTCGATTCTCTTCACCAGCGAATCGGCATGGTCACTCAGGACGCGCACATGTTCCATGACACCATTCGCGCAAACCTGTTGTACGCCAGGCCCGATGCCACTGACGAGCAGATCAAGCTAGCATTGCGCGACGCACAGATTTCAGGTCTTGTGGAATCGCTGCCGGAAGGCTTGGACACACTTGTTGGAGAAAGAGGTTATCGCTTCTCCGGCGGAGAGAAGCAGCGTCTGGCAATCGCGCGACTGCTTCTTAAGGCACCTGACATCGTCATTCTCGACGAAGCCACTGCCCATCTGGATTCTGAGTCTGAAGCCGCAATTCAACAAGCCCTTGAAGGGGCGCTGACCGGACGAACTTCGATTGTTATAGCTCACCGTTTGTCGACCATCGTCAAGGCCGATCAGATTTTGGTTATCCAAAATGGGAGCATCGTGCAGCGTGGCACCCACGCCGAACTATTGGGACAACAGGGAATCTACGCGGAGTTGTACCAGCGTCAGCTCTCTATGCCAGTCAATACACAGGCTTGA
- a CDS encoding DUF1801 domain-containing protein, with translation MADNKTKPTKLSVSAFIDAITDEGRRADAKALVKLMQKASGERPTMWGPSIIGFGSYHYVYDSGREGDMPVVAFSPRKAATVLYGLGDAEALLPKLGKHTRGKGCVYIKKLADMDQKVLEAMVEKAVAGRGAR, from the coding sequence ATGGCGGACAACAAAACGAAACCTACCAAATTGAGTGTGTCGGCGTTTATCGATGCGATCACCGACGAGGGACGGCGGGCGGACGCCAAGGCGCTCGTCAAGTTAATGCAGAAAGCGTCTGGCGAAAGGCCGACGATGTGGGGGCCGTCCATCATAGGCTTCGGCAGCTACCATTACGTGTATGACAGCGGGCGAGAAGGCGACATGCCGGTTGTCGCTTTTTCTCCACGCAAGGCCGCAACAGTCTTGTACGGGCTAGGTGATGCTGAAGCCCTGCTGCCGAAACTCGGCAAACACACCAGAGGCAAAGGCTGCGTCTACATCAAGAAGCTTGCAGACATGGACCAAAAAGTCCTGGAGGCGATGGTGGAAAAGGCTGTTGCCGGCAGGGGGGCGCGCTAG
- a CDS encoding proline iminopeptidase-family hydrolase: protein MKKSILLLVVILLSITTFAQTKKAKAPIATASNIYPIQEGYVDANGVLIYYQTIGQGAPLMIVHGGPGVAHDYLMPYLLPLARGNKLIFIDERGSGRSEKLEDASQYTVENMVEDVESVRQALHLGKISLMGHSYGGVLAQAYAFKYQQNLTHLVLGGTFYSTSEMNKVLAEEKRSMPPEALAKLEALEKAGLFNKGKDWEKGRYPDDYAKLAWGDGYFQYLYQRRPDPNYDPAAGNTSTSWDLYREMWGSDGEFVIDGNLKSVEYLDKLSSIHVPTLLICGDHDESNPRLSRTMHEKIAGSKLAIMPQSGHLAFVDQPNLYIKTVSEFLKGK from the coding sequence ATGAAAAAATCCATCTTGTTGCTGGTTGTCATTCTTTTATCCATCACAACATTTGCCCAGACGAAAAAGGCTAAAGCTCCCATTGCAACGGCCTCCAACATTTATCCGATCCAGGAAGGTTATGTCGATGCCAATGGCGTGCTCATCTATTACCAGACCATCGGCCAGGGTGCGCCTTTGATGATCGTGCATGGCGGTCCAGGCGTTGCGCACGACTATCTAATGCCTTACCTGCTGCCGCTGGCGCGGGGCAACAAACTTATCTTTATCGACGAGCGCGGTTCGGGCCGGTCAGAAAAACTGGAAGATGCTTCGCAGTACACCGTGGAAAATATGGTGGAGGACGTGGAGAGCGTCCGCCAGGCGCTGCATCTTGGCAAGATCAGCCTCATGGGACATTCTTATGGCGGCGTGCTGGCGCAGGCGTATGCATTCAAGTATCAGCAGAACCTCACGCACCTGGTGCTGGGCGGAACGTTTTACAGCACGAGTGAGATGAACAAAGTGCTGGCCGAAGAAAAGCGCAGCATGCCGCCGGAAGCGCTGGCCAAGCTGGAAGCCTTGGAGAAAGCCGGACTCTTCAACAAAGGCAAGGACTGGGAAAAGGGACGCTATCCGGACGACTACGCCAAGCTGGCCTGGGGCGATGGCTACTTTCAATATCTTTATCAGCGGCGTCCCGACCCGAATTACGATCCCGCTGCCGGAAACACCAGCACCTCATGGGACCTCTACCGCGAGATGTGGGGCTCTGATGGAGAGTTTGTCATCGACGGCAACTTGAAATCGGTGGAATATCTGGACAAGCTTTCCAGCATTCATGTTCCAACGCTGCTGATATGCGGCGACCACGATGAATCCAATCCCCGGCTCTCACGCACCATGCATGAAAAAATTGCCGGATCAAAGCTGGCGATCATGCCACAGTCGGGCCACCTGGCGTTTGTGGACCAGCCGAATTTGTACATCAAGACAGTGTCGGAGTTCTTGAAAGGGAAGTGA